The proteins below are encoded in one region of Acidobacteriota bacterium:
- a CDS encoding sigma-70 family RNA polymerase sigma factor, whose translation MTSALGGDGLVWANETGFGAGDFAVTSETAAEAEPRFAPVRDRLAEAKLAEMKTDDFTARYARTIQSLWEGVVERYGVTQAEFAQRLQAVLTRANKNADTAAELEHAADALTSLRADELCLAVACEKGDEKAWRTFETEYKHGMHAAARALTKDDAEGEDLVQFVFGELYGIRQEGDRRLSKLAHYSGRGSLGGWLRAVIYQAFIDRKRQTARFEQVEEVSEFDRLANHYADLANGANGYHAPLHAPIVHPDDIEDTRLRRATEEAMSQAFAALDPKDRLMLNYYYFDDLTLREIGLLMSVHEATISRWLAKAQKQVKKKTEEILQRNYGLRRAEIAECLALAARSEVDVRKLISEASAAVVERAP comes from the coding sequence GTGACCAGCGCCCTGGGCGGTGATGGTCTGGTGTGGGCGAATGAAACCGGATTTGGCGCGGGCGATTTTGCCGTCACGAGCGAGACCGCCGCAGAGGCCGAACCCCGATTCGCTCCGGTGCGCGACCGGCTGGCAGAGGCGAAGTTGGCGGAGATGAAGACGGACGATTTCACAGCGCGTTACGCACGCACCATTCAGTCTCTCTGGGAGGGCGTGGTGGAGCGTTACGGCGTCACGCAAGCCGAGTTCGCTCAGCGCTTGCAAGCTGTGCTGACGCGCGCCAACAAAAACGCCGACACTGCCGCAGAACTCGAACACGCCGCCGACGCTTTGACCAGCCTGCGCGCTGACGAATTATGCCTCGCCGTTGCCTGCGAAAAGGGCGATGAAAAAGCTTGGCGCACCTTTGAGACCGAATACAAACACGGCATGCACGCGGCGGCGCGGGCCTTGACCAAAGACGATGCCGAGGGCGAAGACCTGGTGCAATTCGTCTTCGGCGAGCTTTACGGCATCCGGCAGGAGGGCGACCGCCGTTTGAGCAAGCTCGCGCATTATTCGGGGCGCGGTTCATTGGGCGGCTGGTTGCGCGCGGTGATCTATCAGGCCTTCATTGATCGCAAGCGCCAGACGGCGCGCTTTGAGCAGGTCGAAGAGGTCAGCGAATTCGACCGCCTGGCCAATCACTACGCCGATTTGGCGAACGGCGCGAACGGCTATCACGCGCCGCTGCACGCGCCCATAGTGCATCCCGATGACATCGAAGACACGCGCTTGCGCCGCGCCACCGAAGAGGCGATGTCGCAGGCCTTTGCCGCGCTCGATCCCAAAGACCGGCTGATGCTCAACTATTACTATTTCGATGACCTGACGTTGCGCGAAATCGGTTTGCTGATGAGCGTGCACGAAGCGACCATCAGCCGCTGGCTCGCCAAAGCCCAAAAACAGGTCAAAAAGAAAACCGAAGAAATTTTGCAGCGCAACTATGGCTTACGCCGCGCCGAGATCGCCGAGTGTCTGGCCCTGGCGGCGCGTTCAGAAGTGGATGTCAGAAAGCTGATCAGCGAGGCGAGCGCTGCCGTCGTCGAGCGCGCGCCCTGA
- a CDS encoding GlsB/YeaQ/YmgE family stress response membrane protein yields MNSWLWFLIIGAAAGWLAGTLMRGGGFGLLGDILVGIVGAVIGGWCFGFLGIHAGGLLGSLVTATVGAIILIWIIRMLKKA; encoded by the coding sequence ATGAATTCATGGCTTTGGTTTTTGATTATCGGCGCCGCCGCGGGTTGGTTGGCTGGCACATTGATGCGTGGCGGCGGATTCGGTTTACTTGGCGACATCCTCGTGGGAATCGTGGGTGCGGTAATTGGCGGTTGGTGTTTTGGCTTTCTCGGCATTCATGCTGGCGGCCTGCTTGGTTCGCTGGTCACCGCGACGGTGGGCGCGATCATTTTGATCTGGATTATCCGCATGCTCAAAAAAGCTTGA
- a CDS encoding N-acetyltransferase → MEFTIAPLTVREWPQVRAIYQAGLVTGQATFQTSAPAWPEWDAGHLPQCRLVACAGEAVLGWAALSPTSKRACYAGVAEVSVYIAEAARGCGLGTALMTALIAESEQQGIWTLYSSIFPENAASLRLHLRHGFREIGRRERIAQLHGVWRDTVLLERRSRVVGVD, encoded by the coding sequence ATGGAATTCACGATTGCACCGCTCACCGTGCGCGAGTGGCCGCAAGTGCGCGCGATATATCAAGCGGGCCTGGTGACGGGCCAGGCGACGTTTCAGACCAGCGCGCCCGCTTGGCCGGAATGGGACGCCGGTCATTTGCCGCAGTGCCGTCTGGTTGCTTGTGCGGGCGAAGCCGTGCTGGGTTGGGCGGCGTTGAGTCCCACCTCCAAACGGGCATGCTATGCGGGTGTGGCCGAAGTCAGCGTTTACATCGCCGAAGCCGCGCGTGGCTGTGGCCTCGGCACGGCCCTGATGACCGCGTTGATTGCTGAATCTGAACAGCAGGGCATTTGGACATTGTACTCATCCATCTTCCCGGAAAACGCGGCCAGTTTGCGCTTGCACCTCCGGCATGGGTTTCGCGAAATCGGCAGGCGCGAGCGCATTGCTCAGTTGCACGGCGTCTGGCGCGATACGGTTTTGCTGGAGCGCCGGAGCCGCGTCGTTGGTGTTGATTGA
- the mscL gene encoding large-conductance mechanosensitive channel protein MscL: MWNEFKEFINKGNVFDLAVGVIIGGAFGKIVSSVVDDLLMPLIGKALGGVDFASAKIVLGTRLEGDKVVEIALRYGSFIQHVIDFVLLALVVFLLVRAYNRMRAAAPPPPPSSTEVLLTEIRDALKAR; this comes from the coding sequence ATGTGGAACGAGTTCAAGGAGTTTATCAATAAAGGCAACGTCTTTGATTTAGCGGTCGGCGTCATCATCGGCGGCGCCTTCGGCAAAATCGTCTCGTCCGTGGTGGACGATTTGCTGATGCCGCTGATCGGCAAGGCGCTGGGCGGCGTGGATTTCGCCAGCGCCAAAATCGTGCTGGGCACCAGGCTGGAAGGCGACAAGGTGGTCGAAATCGCGCTGCGTTATGGCAGTTTCATTCAACACGTGATTGATTTCGTCTTGCTGGCCTTGGTCGTTTTTCTGTTGGTGCGGGCCTACAACCGGATGCGCGCCGCCGCGCCGCCGCCGCCGCCTTCTTCGACCGAGGTGTTGTTGACGGAAATCCGCGATGCCTTGAAAGCGCGCTGA
- a CDS encoding BamA/TamA family outer membrane protein, producing the protein MKTTPQIQATACAITGAFCAFTFTIATYAQSNVSQPLKQVSTQLTTASTLSSTPERSTLAPLNSAAPTPTPISEPASQTPNQLADRVKTYDRNAPRRENLLGIKLVKHVNGLFGGFEQGAGFGGFGVEFTTADSLPGLELRARALTSTRLYRKGEVGFYVPKLGSANSHAEVYFTYLRRTKDNFFGIGPRTTDAFETNFDLEQRSVTGAYFYDFSKHFQLGGYVRQANTATYRGVDKKDKPVDQLFTGNPATPEPLRFAPGLRTNLDIFSYGVYAEANFRNNEKGLTKGFYVYERLGGNRGTGDRATGYRWTEFESDLRGYLPLGSPWTSLAVRNYVELKNPTGSNNLIPFYDESALGGRSYVRGFHTFRFRANNLLLFSTELRQTVWKQKDRRGLDLVGFGDGGQVWGDKRPRLPAQFSGNDRFDSRNWRFGTGIGVQYRYNRDFAVRLDFAHTNEANKIYFTLGRGF; encoded by the coding sequence ATGAAAACAACCCCACAAATACAGGCTACGGCCTGCGCAATCACCGGTGCATTCTGCGCCTTCACCTTTACCATCGCCACCTATGCCCAATCAAATGTCTCTCAACCGTTGAAGCAGGTGAGCACGCAGCTCACAACCGCTTCGACCTTGAGCAGCACGCCAGAGCGCTCTACGTTGGCGCCGCTGAATTCAGCGGCGCCAACGCCCACGCCGATTTCCGAACCGGCTTCGCAAACGCCCAACCAACTCGCCGACCGCGTCAAAACCTATGACCGCAATGCCCCGCGCCGCGAAAACCTGCTCGGCATCAAACTCGTCAAGCATGTCAACGGCTTGTTCGGCGGCTTCGAGCAAGGCGCGGGCTTCGGTGGCTTCGGCGTTGAATTCACCACCGCCGACAGCCTGCCGGGCCTTGAATTGCGGGCGCGCGCGCTGACTTCGACTAGGCTTTACCGCAAGGGCGAGGTTGGTTTTTACGTGCCCAAGCTCGGTTCGGCAAACTCGCACGCCGAGGTTTATTTCACCTACCTGCGCCGCACCAAGGACAACTTCTTCGGCATCGGCCCGCGCACGACGGATGCCTTCGAGACGAACTTTGATCTTGAACAACGCTCCGTCACTGGCGCCTACTTTTATGATTTCTCGAAACATTTCCAGCTTGGCGGCTACGTGCGCCAAGCCAACACTGCCACCTATCGCGGCGTGGATAAGAAGGACAAACCGGTGGATCAACTGTTCACCGGCAACCCGGCCACGCCGGAGCCGCTGCGCTTTGCGCCCGGCTTGCGCACGAACCTCGACATTTTTTCTTACGGTGTCTATGCCGAGGCCAATTTCCGCAACAACGAAAAGGGGCTGACCAAAGGGTTTTACGTGTACGAACGCCTCGGCGGCAACCGGGGCACGGGCGACCGCGCGACCGGGTATCGCTGGACGGAATTTGAATCCGATCTGCGCGGCTATCTCCCCTTGGGCAGCCCCTGGACTTCGCTCGCCGTCCGCAATTATGTCGAGTTGAAGAACCCCACCGGCAGCAACAACCTGATTCCCTTCTACGATGAGTCTGCACTGGGCGGGCGCAGCTATGTGCGCGGCTTCCATACCTTCCGTTTTCGCGCCAACAACCTGCTGCTCTTTTCGACCGAGTTGCGCCAGACCGTCTGGAAACAGAAAGACCGGCGTGGTCTTGATCTCGTCGGCTTCGGCGATGGCGGTCAGGTCTGGGGCGATAAGCGGCCCCGGCTGCCCGCGCAATTCAGCGGCAATGACCGTTTTGACTCACGTAACTGGCGCTTCGGCACCGGCATCGGCGTGCAATACCGTTACAACAGAGATTTCGCCGTTCGTTTGGATTTCGCGCACACGAACGAGGCCAATAAAATTTACTTCACCCTCGGGCGCGGATTCTAA
- a CDS encoding zf-HC2 domain-containing protein, producing the protein MAHKQYNPADDFDLMLRRHLRQGGAPVAPCAGFDADTASAYVERALAAPGQLRFEKHLANCAACRRHIVALARLSDQLSPLPAASPAAPVQVAEPLWTRGRRAVAQWLDFSAWNSGWTAAAGVACAVLFAVLGAGVWWRAQAPQAGQAAKVAARLAETPAAMSDTAESTPPLSANSLNDAAKNAAANVAPTTPTTLNQPATNEPVVTTQPGTPLISLLKAESAAPARPAIPPPATTPNFPVTGNPAALTAHTSELRALAMEASAPTVAAPPVPAPAFNPPATAISFNHQNGNQPAGGVSPLHLGGVILPGEMGLQPSQPETKEMAKELLLPKPRRPRSGEALATKADAGKTASNNELLKALKGRSLGFMPLKGSDKEAKGIDARTKEADLKEAQEQPKLLMKRLNGHVFYFDHGFWIDEDYKSETSMTIKRLQRGSQEYQQILIQNPSLEQFFQLGQVIVVWKGVVYEVRK; encoded by the coding sequence GTGGCACACAAACAATACAATCCGGCTGATGATTTTGACCTGATGCTGCGGCGGCATCTGCGGCAGGGCGGCGCGCCGGTTGCGCCCTGTGCGGGCTTCGATGCCGACACGGCCAGCGCCTATGTCGAGCGCGCCCTCGCAGCGCCCGGCCAGCTTCGATTTGAAAAACATTTGGCAAATTGCGCCGCTTGCCGGCGTCACATCGTGGCCTTGGCGCGCTTGAGCGATCAACTTAGCCCCTTGCCCGCGGCGTCACCAGCCGCGCCCGTACAGGTTGCCGAACCGTTGTGGACGCGCGGGCGGCGGGCCGTGGCGCAATGGCTCGATTTCAGCGCCTGGAATTCAGGTTGGACGGCGGCGGCGGGCGTGGCCTGCGCCGTGTTATTTGCCGTGCTGGGCGCGGGCGTTTGGTGGCGCGCACAGGCGCCGCAAGCCGGGCAGGCTGCCAAGGTCGCAGCGCGGCTTGCCGAAACGCCTGCGGCAATGTCCGATACCGCTGAAAGCACGCCGCCACTTTCCGCCAATTCGTTAAATGACGCGGCGAAGAATGCCGCAGCGAACGTGGCCCCGACGACCCCGACAACATTGAACCAGCCCGCTACCAACGAGCCGGTGGTGACCACACAGCCGGGCACGCCACTGATTAGTTTGCTCAAGGCTGAGTCAGCCGCCCCCGCGCGGCCTGCCATTCCGCCGCCAGCCACCACGCCGAATTTCCCGGTCACGGGCAATCCGGCGGCGCTGACCGCCCACACGTCGGAATTGCGCGCGCTGGCAATGGAAGCCAGCGCGCCAACCGTGGCCGCGCCGCCCGTGCCAGCCCCGGCGTTCAATCCGCCCGCGACGGCAATTTCATTCAATCATCAAAATGGCAATCAACCGGCTGGCGGGGTTAGCCCTCTGCATCTGGGTGGTGTCATCCTGCCGGGGGAGATGGGCTTGCAGCCAAGCCAGCCTGAGACAAAAGAGATGGCGAAGGAACTGCTTTTGCCAAAACCGCGCCGCCCTCGCTCAGGAGAAGCGCTTGCGACCAAGGCGGATGCCGGCAAGACCGCCAGCAACAACGAATTATTGAAAGCGCTCAAGGGCCGTTCGCTCGGGTTTATGCCGCTGAAAGGTTCCGATAAGGAAGCCAAAGGCATTGACGCCCGCACTAAAGAGGCCGACCTCAAAGAAGCCCAGGAGCAACCAAAACTCTTGATGAAGCGGCTCAACGGGCACGTCTTTTATTTCGACCACGGTTTCTGGATTGATGAGGATTACAAGTCTGAAACTTCAATGACCATCAAGCGCCTGCAACGTGGCAGCCAGGAATACCAGCAAATCCTGATTCAAAACCCTTCGCTCGAACAGTTCTTCCAACTCGGCCAGGTCATCGTCGTGTGGAAGGGGGTTGTTTACGAAGTTCGGAAGTAG
- a CDS encoding M28 family peptidase, translating into MRQALRLSFGFVLLASLALPVAQAQQVQSAAKLNPQIEKIVAEISAANIEANLRKLVSFGTRHTLSDQESETRGIGAARRWIKAEMDKYSRESGGRLQVTEDEFMQPAGGRVTKETKLVNVVATLPGVQAEAKDRLVVVSGHYDSCVCKQSMTDAESDAPGASDYASGTAAVMEMARVMSKYEFDATIVFMTVPGEEQGLLGAHHWAEEAKKKNLNITAMFTNDIIGNTLGDNGVRDNRRVRVFAEGVPTTETEAEARARQSNGGENDGPSRQLGRYIKEIGERYVSNFEVTLIFRRDRYGRGGDHSAFLQRGFPAVRFTEPNEADTRQHQKVREENGIKYGDVFELVDPAYIAQVTRVNAAALASMALAPAAPSSGNAASKPAR; encoded by the coding sequence ATGAGACAAGCGCTCCGCTTGAGTTTCGGTTTTGTCTTGCTGGCCAGTCTGGCTTTGCCCGTGGCGCAAGCACAGCAGGTGCAAAGCGCCGCCAAACTCAATCCCCAGATCGAAAAGATCGTCGCTGAAATTTCGGCGGCTAACATCGAAGCCAACCTGCGCAAACTGGTGAGCTTCGGTACGCGCCATACCTTGTCAGATCAGGAAAGTGAAACGCGCGGCATCGGCGCGGCGCGGCGCTGGATCAAGGCCGAGATGGATAAATACAGCCGCGAATCCGGGGGCCGTTTGCAAGTGACCGAAGACGAATTCATGCAACCCGCCGGGGGCCGCGTCACCAAAGAAACCAAACTCGTCAACGTCGTCGCCACGTTGCCGGGTGTCCAAGCCGAAGCCAAAGACCGCCTGGTCGTAGTCAGCGGCCATTACGACTCCTGCGTTTGTAAGCAAAGCATGACCGATGCCGAAAGCGATGCGCCGGGCGCGAGCGATTACGCTTCGGGCACGGCGGCGGTAATGGAAATGGCGCGCGTGATGTCCAAATACGAATTCGACGCGACCATCGTGTTTATGACCGTGCCGGGCGAAGAGCAGGGCTTGTTGGGCGCGCATCATTGGGCCGAAGAGGCGAAGAAGAAAAACCTGAACATCACGGCCATGTTCACCAACGACATTATCGGGAACACTCTGGGCGACAACGGCGTGCGAGATAACCGGCGCGTGCGTGTTTTTGCCGAAGGCGTGCCCACGACCGAAACGGAAGCCGAAGCGCGCGCGCGCCAATCGAATGGAGGCGAAAACGACGGCCCTTCGCGGCAGTTGGGCCGTTACATCAAAGAGATTGGCGAACGCTACGTGAGCAATTTTGAAGTGACGTTGATTTTCCGTCGAGACCGTTATGGACGTGGCGGCGATCACAGCGCCTTTTTACAACGCGGCTTTCCGGCGGTGCGTTTTACCGAACCGAATGAAGCCGACACCCGTCAGCATCAGAAAGTGCGCGAGGAAAATGGCATCAAATACGGTGACGTGTTCGAACTGGTTGACCCGGCTTACATTGCGCAAGTCACGCGCGTGAACGCGGCAGCCCTGGCGAGTATGGCGCTGGCGCCAGCCGCGCCCAGTTCTGGCAACGCAGCGTCGAAACCGGCGCGGTGA